A genomic stretch from Pseudomonas alkylphenolica includes:
- a CDS encoding type I restriction-modification system subunit M/S: MNEKIFTQLMDSIRGLALTSHASLSLILQLLCWQKLSKDPTVPVELRFETVADQRLAEQVAALRNLQSYTTFPFMDEGVWQSIHGVRDVSPLMQKIRALETQGLLDTLAVDDACFWVADYSQGIFGYAPTLCNLLVALSEITPQQTVYVPWEGAGQIAARVVRSNAKVWIESQIPTTPAQILSLINATGWKLHPTNPVQAPAALEKGQLIQFDAAVCAPPMGVRYSQDISGNDLWGRFEEKTPVGNVLHIQHLLAQTKGRIVVTVPNSVLFGKGAEKQLREYLLKHGYLDAVIALPAGLCTHTAIPLTILVMSKSRRTDVIRFVNADTDEFRELSAKKRCALKNIPDLLALIANKSTSAVAASIPISQIADNDFSLEVNRYVLDESARRLNESLTRYETRKLSELFDIIRPRQHTTASRGVQVWEVQAQDIPQYGYIQHASKETQFDLDSPKANSYFIRPNDVLMTFKGVVGKTGIAGIVPNSGKDGWITGQSLVILRSRFPEIYPPKALLIYLRSAMGQGLLSRMAVSASIPSLQLSALKELEIPMPSVEVMQPMVRAFDEEAQIQAEIERLRNRQTELSSDFWSL; this comes from the coding sequence ATGAACGAGAAGATTTTCACCCAGCTAATGGACTCGATACGTGGACTCGCGTTGACGTCCCATGCCTCCCTATCGCTGATTCTTCAGCTGCTGTGCTGGCAAAAGCTGTCCAAAGACCCGACTGTTCCAGTGGAACTCCGCTTCGAAACAGTGGCGGATCAGAGGCTAGCAGAGCAGGTCGCGGCGCTGCGTAACTTGCAGTCATACACAACGTTTCCGTTCATGGATGAAGGCGTATGGCAAAGTATCCATGGCGTGCGAGACGTTTCCCCGCTGATGCAAAAGATTCGTGCTTTGGAAACCCAAGGTTTACTAGACACCCTAGCTGTAGACGATGCCTGCTTCTGGGTAGCTGACTATAGCCAAGGTATTTTTGGGTACGCCCCGACCTTGTGTAACTTGCTGGTTGCTCTTTCGGAAATCACTCCACAGCAAACCGTGTACGTTCCTTGGGAGGGGGCTGGACAGATTGCCGCACGGGTAGTACGAAGCAACGCCAAGGTTTGGATTGAGTCCCAGATACCCACAACGCCTGCGCAAATACTTAGCCTGATCAACGCAACTGGCTGGAAGCTGCACCCTACCAATCCAGTACAAGCGCCTGCTGCTCTTGAAAAAGGCCAGTTGATCCAGTTTGATGCGGCAGTCTGTGCCCCCCCGATGGGTGTCCGCTACTCTCAGGATATCTCTGGAAATGACCTTTGGGGGCGGTTTGAAGAGAAAACGCCGGTTGGTAACGTTCTTCATATCCAGCACCTCTTGGCTCAGACCAAGGGCCGTATCGTGGTCACTGTTCCAAATTCCGTGCTGTTCGGTAAAGGTGCTGAAAAACAACTGCGCGAGTATCTGCTCAAGCATGGCTATCTGGACGCGGTCATCGCATTGCCTGCCGGCCTCTGTACCCACACGGCAATCCCACTAACAATTCTTGTTATGAGTAAAAGCCGTCGGACTGACGTCATACGCTTCGTCAACGCAGACACTGACGAGTTTCGTGAGCTTTCGGCGAAAAAGCGTTGTGCGCTGAAGAATATCCCTGATCTGCTGGCATTGATCGCGAACAAGAGCACTTCTGCTGTTGCGGCCAGCATTCCGATCAGCCAGATTGCTGATAATGACTTCAGTCTTGAGGTCAACCGTTATGTATTAGATGAGTCGGCGCGCAGGCTAAACGAGTCGCTGACACGTTATGAAACCCGTAAACTGAGCGAACTGTTTGACATCATCCGTCCGCGCCAGCACACGACTGCTTCACGCGGTGTGCAGGTGTGGGAAGTACAGGCTCAAGACATCCCGCAGTACGGCTACATCCAACACGCCAGCAAAGAAACGCAATTTGACCTCGATTCCCCCAAGGCAAATTCATATTTCATCAGGCCTAATGATGTCCTGATGACATTCAAAGGGGTCGTTGGCAAAACAGGCATCGCAGGCATTGTCCCAAACTCAGGGAAGGATGGCTGGATAACAGGTCAGTCTCTGGTGATTTTGCGCAGCCGATTCCCCGAAATCTATCCTCCAAAAGCACTGTTAATTTATCTGCGGTCAGCCATGGGCCAAGGGCTACTGAGCCGGATGGCAGTCAGTGCCTCGATTCCATCACTCCAGCTCTCGGCACTCAAGGAATTGGAAATTCCCATGCCTTCAGTTGAGGTTATGCAGCCAATGGTTCGGGCATTCGACGAAGAGGCTCAAATCCAGGCTGAGATCGAGCGGCTGCGCAACCGGCAGACAGAGTTATCTAGCGACTTTTGGTCACTCTGA
- a CDS encoding SEL1-like repeat protein: MNSLRQTAQQGDAAAQYSLGSLYESGEGVAPDLEKAAGWYRKAARQGHGWAQYTMGRLYETGQGVPQDLAKAANWYRKAAEQGVDWAEYALGDLYTKGEGVPQSFETAATWYQRAAIQTLAEAQHALACLYEEGEGVAQDLLKAATLHRKAAEQGYVFAQHSLGDLYKKGVGVRQSFEKAGAWYRKAAMQGYSWAQLALGELYEKGDGVKYNAAKAEDWYMKAAVQGNRWAEYALGRLYEKGEPCSRDFAEAAAWYRKAAEQGHASAQDALARLYSNGQGVPQDFAEAIVWHHKAAEQGSAWAQYALGDVYESGKITPPNFSKAAVWYRKAAEQGSDLAQDALGTLYAKGRGVPQDFVEAAVWYRKAAEQGDEYAQYTLGRLYKKGRGVPQDFVEAATWCRKSAEQGNAQAQYVLGGLYKNGEGVQQDYQSAYIWLSLSVKNRCYMKGFGKLLNVVAQKLSAVQLESAESTIAEYLELYRTVRSAAA; the protein is encoded by the coding sequence GTGAACAGCCTTCGCCAAACCGCCCAGCAGGGGGATGCTGCTGCCCAATACAGCCTAGGTAGCTTGTACGAAAGTGGTGAGGGTGTCGCGCCAGACCTTGAGAAAGCGGCTGGTTGGTACCGCAAGGCCGCCAGGCAGGGCCATGGCTGGGCCCAGTACACCATGGGGCGCCTTTATGAGACTGGGCAAGGTGTGCCCCAGGATTTGGCGAAAGCGGCCAACTGGTACCGCAAGGCCGCCGAGCAGGGCGTCGACTGGGCCGAGTATGCACTGGGCGATCTGTACACCAAGGGCGAAGGCGTTCCACAAAGTTTTGAAACGGCGGCAACGTGGTACCAGAGGGCTGCCATACAGACCCTTGCGGAGGCGCAGCATGCCCTGGCTTGCCTTTACGAAGAGGGTGAAGGCGTCGCGCAGGATCTGCTGAAAGCAGCTACTTTGCACCGTAAAGCCGCAGAACAAGGCTATGTTTTTGCCCAGCACTCCCTCGGTGACCTGTACAAGAAAGGAGTCGGTGTTCGACAAAGTTTTGAAAAGGCGGGCGCGTGGTACCGCAAAGCCGCCATGCAAGGATACAGCTGGGCCCAACTTGCCCTCGGCGAGCTGTACGAGAAGGGCGATGGCGTCAAGTACAACGCGGCCAAGGCGGAGGATTGGTATATGAAAGCCGCCGTTCAGGGGAATCGCTGGGCCGAATACGCGCTAGGCCGTCTATACGAAAAAGGTGAACCTTGTTCACGGGACTTCGCGGAAGCGGCAGCCTGGTATCGCAAAGCGGCAGAGCAAGGTCATGCTTCGGCTCAGGACGCGCTGGCACGCTTGTATTCAAATGGCCAAGGTGTGCCTCAGGACTTCGCAGAGGCAATTGTTTGGCACCATAAGGCTGCCGAACAGGGCTCGGCTTGGGCTCAGTATGCGCTAGGTGATGTTTACGAAAGCGGCAAAATCACCCCCCCGAATTTTTCAAAGGCCGCTGTCTGGTACCGTAAGGCGGCTGAGCAGGGATCCGACTTGGCCCAAGATGCTCTTGGGACGCTGTATGCGAAAGGCCGAGGTGTCCCGCAAGACTTCGTAGAGGCTGCCGTCTGGTACCGAAAGGCTGCTGAGCAAGGAGATGAGTATGCTCAGTACACGCTTGGGCGCCTTTACAAAAAAGGGCGAGGCGTGCCGCAGGACTTTGTAGAGGCGGCAACGTGGTGCCGCAAGTCCGCTGAGCAGGGGAATGCCCAGGCTCAGTACGTCTTGGGAGGTTTGTACAAGAACGGTGAGGGTGTTCAGCAGGATTATCAGAGCGCCTATATCTGGCTCTCGCTCTCTGTGAAGAATCGATGCTATATGAAAGGTTTCGGTAAGCTGCTTAACGTGGTAGCCCAGAAGCTTTCAGCGGTGCAGCTAGAATCAGCGGAAAGCACCATTGCAGAATACTTGGAGCTGTATAGAACCGTACGTTCTGCAGCAGCATAA
- a CDS encoding type I restriction-modification system subunit M: MAIKKSELYSSLWKSCDELRGGMDASQYKDYVLVLLFVKYVSDKYAGDPNSLIEVPEGGSFADMVALKGDKEIGDKINKIISRLAEANNLTGVIDVADFNDQEKLGKGKEMVDRLSNLVSIFNTPGLDFRSNRAQGDDILGDAYEYLMRHFATESGKSKGQFYTPAEVSRIMAQVIGLAGATDSKQSIYDPTCGSGSLLLKAHDEAKSTTGLDLAIYGQEMDNATSALAKMNMILHDCPTAEIWKDNTLSAPHFKDPMGNLKLFDFIVANPPFSTKAWSNGFNPTEDDYNRFSYGIPPEKNGDYAFLLHMLTSLKSTGKAAVILPHGVLFRGGAEGVIRKRILQQGYIQAIIGLPANLFFGTGIPACIIILDKAGSAGRKGLFLIDASKGFIKDGNKNRLREQDIHKIVDACTQQRELPKFSRLVPLAEIEANDFNLNIPRYIDTSAAEDLQDIDAHLHGGIPERDVDALQAYWEVMPNLRSALFAPLRPSYLQLKVPQAEIKPGIFAHPEFTAFNQTKSDLFDAWRNEHRPRLQNIAIGDRPKALLNTLAEDLLHRFEFAPLLDAYDVYQHLQDYWYATLQDDVYQLVIDGWQPLIASGPSKGEPNTDLLPPELIVRRYYAAEAATIAELEANRDAVSRELEELEEEQGGEDGSLAEGKTDKGKFTAKSVKDRLKAIRYDVEADEERRALDHCLTLIEREAVASKKVKAAQKVLDAKVQGHYAQLSEVELKALVVDDKWLTALQADVKTELDRVSQALSGRIRQLAERYTTPLPALNAEVEVLAAKVSAHLAKMGFSV, encoded by the coding sequence ATGGCCATCAAGAAATCCGAACTCTATTCCTCTCTGTGGAAATCCTGCGACGAGCTGCGTGGCGGGATGGATGCCTCGCAGTACAAGGATTACGTCCTGGTGCTGCTGTTCGTGAAGTACGTGTCGGACAAGTACGCCGGCGACCCCAACTCGCTGATCGAGGTGCCTGAGGGAGGCAGCTTTGCCGATATGGTGGCGCTCAAGGGCGACAAGGAGATCGGCGACAAGATCAACAAGATCATCTCCCGCCTGGCTGAGGCCAATAACCTCACTGGCGTCATCGACGTGGCCGATTTCAACGATCAGGAGAAGCTCGGCAAGGGCAAGGAGATGGTCGACCGCCTGTCCAACCTGGTCAGCATCTTCAACACGCCAGGTCTGGATTTTCGCAGCAACCGTGCTCAAGGCGACGACATCCTCGGCGATGCCTACGAATACCTGATGCGCCACTTTGCCACTGAATCCGGCAAGAGCAAGGGGCAGTTTTACACCCCAGCAGAAGTCTCGCGGATCATGGCCCAGGTTATCGGCCTAGCCGGCGCTACCGACAGCAAGCAGAGCATTTACGACCCGACCTGCGGCTCCGGCTCGCTGCTGCTCAAGGCCCACGACGAAGCCAAGAGCACCACCGGGCTCGACTTGGCCATCTACGGCCAGGAAATGGACAACGCCACCAGCGCCTTGGCCAAGATGAACATGATCCTACACGACTGCCCAACGGCCGAAATCTGGAAGGACAACACCCTGTCCGCACCACATTTCAAAGACCCGATGGGCAACCTCAAGCTGTTCGACTTCATCGTCGCCAACCCGCCGTTCTCCACCAAGGCCTGGAGCAATGGCTTCAACCCAACTGAGGACGACTACAACCGCTTCAGCTACGGCATTCCACCAGAGAAGAACGGCGACTACGCCTTTCTTCTGCACATGCTCACCTCACTGAAAAGCACCGGCAAGGCGGCGGTAATTTTGCCCCACGGCGTGTTGTTCCGGGGCGGGGCCGAAGGGGTTATCCGCAAGCGCATCCTCCAGCAAGGCTATATCCAGGCCATCATAGGTTTGCCTGCCAATCTGTTCTTCGGTACTGGCATTCCTGCCTGCATCATCATTCTCGACAAAGCCGGCAGTGCTGGGCGCAAGGGGCTGTTCCTGATCGACGCCAGCAAGGGCTTTATCAAAGACGGCAACAAGAACCGCCTGCGCGAGCAGGACATCCACAAGATCGTCGATGCCTGCACCCAACAACGTGAGCTGCCGAAATTCTCACGCCTGGTGCCGCTGGCCGAGATCGAGGCCAACGACTTCAACCTGAATATCCCGCGCTATATCGACACCAGCGCAGCGGAAGACCTGCAAGACATCGACGCCCACCTGCACGGCGGCATCCCCGAACGCGATGTGGATGCCTTGCAAGCTTACTGGGAGGTGATGCCCAACCTGCGCAGCGCATTGTTCGCCCCACTGCGCCCAAGCTATCTGCAACTCAAGGTGCCGCAGGCCGAGATCAAGCCCGGCATCTTTGCTCACCCTGAGTTCACCGCCTTTAACCAGACCAAAAGCGACCTGTTCGATGCCTGGCGCAACGAGCACCGCCCACGCCTGCAAAATATCGCCATTGGCGACCGACCCAAGGCATTGCTGAATACTCTGGCCGAAGACCTGCTGCACCGCTTCGAGTTCGCGCCTCTATTGGACGCCTACGACGTGTACCAGCACCTCCAGGACTACTGGTACGCCACATTGCAAGATGACGTTTACCAACTGGTGATCGACGGTTGGCAGCCGCTGATTGCCAGTGGCCCGAGCAAGGGTGAACCGAATACCGACCTGCTGCCCCCCGAGCTGATCGTGCGCCGCTACTACGCCGCCGAAGCTGCCACCATCGCCGAGCTGGAAGCCAATCGCGATGCCGTCAGCCGCGAGCTGGAAGAGCTGGAAGAGGAGCAGGGTGGCGAAGACGGCTCGCTGGCCGAAGGCAAAACCGACAAGGGCAAGTTCACCGCCAAAAGCGTAAAAGACCGCCTCAAAGCGATAAGGTACGACGTAGAAGCCGACGAGGAGCGCCGGGCGTTAGATCATTGCCTGACGCTGATCGAGCGTGAAGCGGTGGCCAGCAAAAAGGTCAAAGCTGCGCAGAAGGTGCTGGATGCCAAGGTGCAGGGCCACTATGCCCAGCTCAGTGAAGTCGAGCTGAAAGCCTTGGTGGTAGACGATAAATGGCTGACTGCCCTACAAGCCGATGTGAAGACCGAGCTGGATCGGGTGTCCCAAGCGCTGAGTGGCCGTATTCGCCAACTTGCCGAGCGCTATACCACGCCACTCCCTGCGCTAAATGCTGAGGTAGAAGTACTGGCGGCCAAGGTCAGTGCACATCTCGCGAAGATGGGGTTTTCAGTATGA